A region of the Candidatus Uhrbacteria bacterium genome:
GCGAGACATGCGCCAAAGGATGAGGCGGATGGGTTACCTTCTGCCGAGCATATGCCGATCTGGAAGACAGTCATATGGATTATCGGTGGTCTCGCTGGACTCGTGATTGGAGGGAAGTTTACCGTTGATGGAGCCGTTACTGTCGCGACATGGTTTGGGGTAAGTCAGACCCTGATAGGTCTTACGATTATCGCAGCGGGTACTTCTTTGCCGGAACTGGCGACATCGGTGCAGGCAGCGCGCAAGAAAAAGGATGATATCGCCGTTGGAAATATCGTTGGTTCAAATATTTTTAATATTTTTCTTATTTTGGGGGTCGGAGGATTGGTTCGACCTTTGCCAATTAACCAAGGTTTACTTTTTGATGGCGCGATCGCGAGCGCCGCTACATTCTTGCTATTTGCCAGCATGTTTATTGGAAGAAAACACAAGATTGATCGATGGCAAGGTGTCGGTTATTTGCTGCTGTATGTTGCGTATGTTGGTTATCTGATCGTGAGAGGGTGACGTGTCGTGCTAGAATACGCGCGTGTTGGATCCCAAGGCCTCTTCTTTTGTACGTGAACGATTGCAGGGCGTATCGCTTATCGATACGCCTATGGATAAGCGTTGCCGTATTGTCGTTGTCGTTCCAGTTCATCGAGAACCCGTGCATCGCGTCGTGAATTTGCTCATGTCGATCGCGAGGCAGAGAGGCTTGAGCGAGGGGATGGTTGAGGTGCTGTGTGTTGTGAATAATGGTCCGGATGATGGAACGAAAATTTGGAAGGCGGCACAGCTAGCAAACCAACTTGTACTGGATCTTCCGCTTTGGCGGAATCGTGATGGGTTTGGTGCGCATATGCGATTTCCTGCCGAGGTATTGGATGCATGCCGCGAGATCAAGGAATCGATAAGCGTTTTTGCGATCGATGTTCCGTTACTGGCCAGTGGGACGGTTGGTGAGGCGTGTAATCGAGGACTTGCCGAAGCTGCGGTGCGATTTGATCGGGTAGGAAGGAATGGGGTTGTAGTATTTCTAGGAGCGGATTGTATTGTTGATGATCCGGACTATCTCTTTAAAGCGTTAAATCTTTTTGAATCGCATCCAAAACTCGTTGCCGTGTCTGCAGGAGTGCGGATGGTTTTTGATCCGGATACTCGTGATGAAGAGAAGCGTGCGGAAATTGCTCACGATATTGAGAATGTTTTGCGACGCAAGCGTATGGTGTTTTTGGAGCGCTTCCGACAAGGAGAGGATATTGGTTTGATGGCGGATGATGCGTTTATCAATATCATCGCACGATCGGCTGATGCGGCAGCGTGGAATGGTTTCCCGGATTGGAATCGAAATGAGGATTCTATGTTTGGTTATGCGGCAAAGCGTTATGCGGCGGAGAAAGGAAAAGAAGTAAAAAATGTGAAGGATCGATTGTCGATCGTTGCAGCACTGCGTGATTCTGATCGGACGGCGGCATCTTTAAAATCAAAATTGGAAGAAGAGAAAAATAGGACATCGGTTACGGTGGAAGCGTATGAGGCACTTGAGCGATTGGTCGGAGCTTCAAAGGAAGGACGGGAATTGATCGATTATTTGGAAGAGCCAGCCCATATCCTTTGGGAGAATTATCCGGAGAAGTAGCTATTTACCTTGTTCGTTTTTTGTTCTAATCTAACAAGGTATGGCTGATTTGTTTGATTTTGCAGCAGAAAAGCGCCGTTCCGGCATTCAGCCGATGGCGGATCGGATGCGTCCGAGAACGATTGAGGAGCTTGCCGGGCAAGTGCATATTGTCGGACCTGATAAGCCTTTGCGTCGGTTGATTGATGCTGACGAGGTTCCTTCAATGATTTTTTGGGGCCCGCCAGGAAGTGGCAAGACGACATTAGCTAAATTAATCGCCAGCAAGACGAAATCTGTTTTTATTGAGCTTTCTGCCGTGATGAGCGGTGTGAATGATATTCGGCAAGCGATGCGGGAGGCCGAGGCGAATTGGAAGTATCGTAATCAGAAAACGATTTTGTTTATTGATGAAATCCATCGTTTTAATAAAGCGCAGCAGGATTCGCTTTTGCCGTATGTTGAAAATCGAACGGTGACGCTGATCGGAGCGACGACGGAAAATCCGAGCTTTGAGGTGATCTCCGCCTTGCTCTCGCGTACGCGTGTTTTTGTTTTGAATAAATTGGAAGCTTCTGACATTGAAACGATTTTGAAGGCAGCTCTTGTTGATGAGCGTGGGTTAGGAAATAAGGTTGATGTTGCGGAAGGTGTTGTAGAGGCTTTATCCGGAATGGCTGATGGAGATGCGCGACATGCTCTGAATGCTCTTGAGCTTGCGGCGAAATCGTCCAAGGCGGAAAAAGGAAAGAAGTCTGTCGTTACGCTTGTTACGATAGAGGATGCGTTACAGCGGAGTCATTTGCTTTACGATAAGAATGGGGAAGAGCATTACAACATCATCTCGGCACTGCATAAGTCGATGCGCGGCTCGGATCCCGGGGCGGCTTTGTATTGGTTGGGTCGAATGTTGGAGGCGGGGGAAGATCCGCTCTACGTTGCTCGTAGATTGGTTCGATTTGCATCGGAGGATATCGGGATGGCTGATCCGCAGGCACTGGTGCAGGCGATAACGGCGTATCAGGCGAGCCATGCGATCGGCATGCCGGAGTGCAATGTGATTTTGGCGCAATGCGTTGTTTATTTATCGGAGGCTCCAAAGTCGAATGCGCTTTACACGGCTTATCACGAAGTTGCTGATGATATTCGGAATCTGCCAAATGAGCCGGTGCCGCTTCATATACGGAATGCGCCGACAAAATTGATGAAAAACTTGGGCTATGGAAAGGGTTATAAGTATAATCCTGATTTTGACGGTCCTGTGGATCAGTCGTATTTGCCGGAACGCTTGCAGGATCGACAGTATTGGAAGAGAAAGCCACAAGGTTGATATACTTTGTCGGTGTCGGCCAAGTATCGATATCGACCTACGGAGAAGCGCGACCCGTCCCCGGGACGGCGTCTTTGGGTGATCGGAGGGATTTTGATGCTTGCTCTCGGAAGTGTCGTTGTTAGGCTGTTTCAGCTACAGATTTTGGAATACTCGGCTTATAAGCTTTTGGCGTCGGATCAACATGAGGTTCAAGCGCAGCTTGTTCCAAAGCGCGGGACGATTTACCTGCGTGATCGATTTGATGGGAGCCTTCATCCCGTCGCCAAGGATCGCGAGACTTGGCAGGTGTATTCTGTCAGACGCGAAATCAAGGATGCGACGTCTACGGCTGTCGCCTTGGCCCCGATGTTGGAACTTCCGGCTGAGCAGATTTTGTTTCAGATGCTCTACGCCACGAGCTCTTTTCAAGTTTTGTCGAAAGACGTACCGATGGAGCATGCGGAGACGATTCGAGGGAATCGTTATCCGGGCATTGGTATAAGCAAGGGCCCGACGCGTTTTTATCCTGAGCAGGGGTTGGGAGGGCAAGTTTTTGGCTTCGTTGGTATGGATGATGATAATCATCGCGTGGGTCGATACGGTTTGGAAGGTTCATTTAATGACGAATTAGCAGGTACTTATGGGACTTTGTTGATTGAAAAGGATGCGGCCGGACGGCGTATGTCGATTGGAACAACGGAATTACAGCATGCACGAGATGGTTCTGATCTTGTTTTGACTCTGGATCGAGCGATGCAATATGAGGCCTGTCGTAAGGCCGCGGGGGCTGTTGCGGAGTTTCAAGCTGATTCCGCCTCGATTGTGGTTATGGATCCAGAGACGGGCGCTGTTTGGGCGATGTGCTCTGCTCCAGATTTTGATCCGGCTAATTACGGGAAGATCGATTCTATTTCTGTTCTCAATAATTCGGCGACTTTTGATCAAATTGAGCCGGGATCGATTTTTAAGCCATTGACCATGGCGGCAGGTATCGAGGAGGGGAAGATTGGACCGAACACAACATACGTTGATCCGGGTGAAGAGAAGATCGATGACTTTACGGTCCGTAATTCCGACAAGTTGGCGCATGGTGTCCAGACGATTAGCCGTTTCTTGTGAAGGAAGTTGTGCATCCTGATGGCCAACGCGTCGTTACCGAGCCCCGTGTCGTGCGAGAGGTGATTAGTAAGCGTACTTCACGTTTGGTTTCCGGAATGATGGTGACGGTGGTTGAGTCGGGACATGGAAAATTGGCGGCTGTGCCGGGGTATTACGTTGCCGGAAAAACGGGAACAGCTCAGGTCCCAAATCCTAATGGCCCGGGTTATTTGCCGGATGCGACGATCGGCTCTTTTGTTGGATACGCGCCATCGGATCATCCGCGATTTGTTATGCTGGTTACCGTTGTGAAACCAAGAACGGTTTCATTTGCAGAATCATCAGCGGCACCGGTTTTTGGTGATATGGCTAAGTTTATTTTATCGACATTACAGGTTCCGCCTGAACGACCGATTACGGCAAAACCCCAGGCGCCACTTCCGTCGGTTACGGCGAGTAGTAGTACTACCGCAACATCTACTGTCCGCTAATCTTGCGCATTATTTGCTCAAGTGGTCTTATGGAATTCTATGGCGATACAACAAATGTTTGAACGATATCTCGGGAAGGCGGCTAAGGCCGTGATCCGTCGAGAGCGGTTGTTTGTTGTTGCTGTGACGGGGTCGATTGGGAAATCGACGGCGAAGCAGGCTATTGCTGCCGTGCTCCGATCTGATCTTCCTGAGCAGAGAGTCCGTGTTACCTCCAAGAATTATAATAACGAATTGGGTTTGCCGCTGACGGTTTTTGGTAAGCCCGCACCTGGGAGAAATCCATTTGCTTGGGCTTCTTTATTGGCCACAGCATTTGCGTCACGCATCGGTTTTTGGCGATCGGGTTTGCGCATGCTTGTTTTGGAGATGGGAGCGGATAAACCTGGCGACATCACGTATCTCACCTCGATCGCTCAACCGGATGTGGCAGTTGTGACAGCTATTGCTTCAGAGGATTCAGGCGCGACGCCGGTGCACGCAGAGAATTATCCTAGTGTAGATGCGCTTATTGAGGAAAAGTCTCAACTCGTACGTAACTTACGAACAGGGGGTATTGCCGTTTTGAACGCTGATGACGCTCGCGTGTTTGGGATGCGTCATCTCACCCATGAACATGTGCTTACTTTTGGTGAGGCTGATGGATCGGATGTGCGGCTTGCAAAGACGTCTGTACGTATGGAAGAGACTTCAGAAGGCCGCAAACCGATAGGCTTGGAGATCTCGCTCGAGTGCTATCAACGAACATATGAATTGTTCATTCCTGGAGTTTATGGTCGGTCAATTGCCTATGCCGTTGCTGCCGGTGTAGCCGTGGGTCAGGCGATGGATATTCCTGAGGAGCAGGTTACGGCTATGGCTTTGGCCTTTACTCCTATGCCAGGCAGAACAAGGATTATTGAAGGTATTAAGCGGACGACGCTATTTGATGATTCTTATAACGCATCGCCTTCATCGACGTTGTCTTCTTTGAGAGATTTGGCTGCTTTGCAGTTAACGCCAGGGCAGCGGAAAGCTGCTTGTCTTGGAGAGATGCGGGAACTAGGGGATACGGCTCAGGCAATGCATCGCATGGTTGGTGCGGAAGCAGCACGTTTAGGGCTTGATCTTTTGGTTGTTTGTGGTATCTTTGCGCACGCAATGGCTGAAGGAGCCTTGGCAAATGGCATGAAACCAGAGGCGGTAAAAGTTATAGAAGATACGCCGGAAGCCGGCCTCTATCTTCAAGACTGGATCAAGCCTGGAGATGTCATCTTGGCAAAAGCTTCTGAAGGGACGCAAAAAACCAAAGGCGTTCGCATGGAGCGGGTTATCAAGGAATTGATGGCTGATCCGATGCGCGCTGAACAGCTATTGGTTCGCCAGGGCGCTGTCTGGCAAAGAAAATAGTTATAAGGCCCGTTCGTCTAAGGGCTAGGACACTACCCTCTCACGGTAGGAATGGGGGTTCGAATCCCCCACGGGTCACCAAGAAAAAATTTCGCCACAAGCGAAATTTTTTTGTTGTCTAAAACAAAACGCACCCAGTCGAGGAGACTAGGTGCGTCAGGATGTCAGCGTATGAGCTGTTCCACGATGAGCTTATTGAGTTCATCGTTATTGGAAGCGTGATAGATGTCGATGCGGGGACTACGAAGGCAAAGAGTGACCAGGCCAGAGCGTAGAATGCGGAAGTTCGTCATCGATTCCGGGATGGCGGCGATGAGACGCCTACCGCCCGCATTCCGGAATGATTCAAGCTGTTTGCCAAAGGCGCCGTGGGGGCTGCCCTCGAAGCTCGGGACATGAAGGAAGTCGAGGACCCACATAAGATCGGAGCCCTGCAGGATACCGGCCGTGGCGGCGCCAGCAGCTGCCACAAGCTTGTCCTCGAGTCTTCCTTTGAAGACGGTTATGACGGACTTGCCGTCTGCACGGAGTTTGGTTTGCTGGGTGCCTCGAGGATTAGGAGCGGCTGATGTGATCGCCTTGAAGTTCTGTGCCGAAGCAGATCGGCGTGGAGAACGGGGGTTCTCAGGTTCGCT
Encoded here:
- a CDS encoding calcium/sodium antiporter, whose amino-acid sequence is MTIAFALLSIVFGLGLLTFASDWLVEGASSLAKRLRISDLAIGLTIVAFGTSAPELVVSVVSAIQGNVDISVANVIGSNIFNILAILGVAAIIYPLRVTKSTIWREIPFALLAVLVLGFMVNAFRLDGGSDHLISRSDAAILLGFFVIFLTYVYGMARHAPKDEADGLPSAEHMPIWKTVIWIIGGLAGLVIGGKFTVDGAVTVATWFGVSQTLIGLTIIAAGTSLPELATSVQAARKKKDDIAVGNIVGSNIFNIFLILGVGGLVRPLPINQGLLFDGAIASAATFLLFASMFIGRKHKIDRWQGVGYLLLYVAYVGYLIVRG
- a CDS encoding replication-associated recombination protein A; the protein is MADLFDFAAEKRRSGIQPMADRMRPRTIEELAGQVHIVGPDKPLRRLIDADEVPSMIFWGPPGSGKTTLAKLIASKTKSVFIELSAVMSGVNDIRQAMREAEANWKYRNQKTILFIDEIHRFNKAQQDSLLPYVENRTVTLIGATTENPSFEVISALLSRTRVFVLNKLEASDIETILKAALVDERGLGNKVDVAEGVVEALSGMADGDARHALNALELAAKSSKAEKGKKSVVTLVTIEDALQRSHLLYDKNGEEHYNIISALHKSMRGSDPGAALYWLGRMLEAGEDPLYVARRLVRFASEDIGMADPQALVQAITAYQASHAIGMPECNVILAQCVVYLSEAPKSNALYTAYHEVADDIRNLPNEPVPLHIRNAPTKLMKNLGYGKGYKYNPDFDGPVDQSYLPERLQDRQYWKRKPQG
- a CDS encoding UDP-N-acetylmuramoyl-tripeptide--D-alanyl-D-alanine ligase, whose protein sequence is MAIQQMFERYLGKAAKAVIRRERLFVVAVTGSIGKSTAKQAIAAVLRSDLPEQRVRVTSKNYNNELGLPLTVFGKPAPGRNPFAWASLLATAFASRIGFWRSGLRMLVLEMGADKPGDITYLTSIAQPDVAVVTAIASEDSGATPVHAENYPSVDALIEEKSQLVRNLRTGGIAVLNADDARVFGMRHLTHEHVLTFGEADGSDVRLAKTSVRMEETSEGRKPIGLEISLECYQRTYELFIPGVYGRSIAYAVAAGVAVGQAMDIPEEQVTAMALAFTPMPGRTRIIEGIKRTTLFDDSYNASPSSTLSSLRDLAALQLTPGQRKAACLGEMRELGDTAQAMHRMVGAEAARLGLDLLVVCGIFAHAMAEGALANGMKPEAVKVIEDTPEAGLYLQDWIKPGDVILAKASEGTQKTKGVRMERVIKELMADPMRAEQLLVRQGAVWQRK
- a CDS encoding glycosyltransferase family 2 protein — encoded protein: MLDPKASSFVRERLQGVSLIDTPMDKRCRIVVVVPVHREPVHRVVNLLMSIARQRGLSEGMVEVLCVVNNGPDDGTKIWKAAQLANQLVLDLPLWRNRDGFGAHMRFPAEVLDACREIKESISVFAIDVPLLASGTVGEACNRGLAEAAVRFDRVGRNGVVVFLGADCIVDDPDYLFKALNLFESHPKLVAVSAGVRMVFDPDTRDEEKRAEIAHDIENVLRRKRMVFLERFRQGEDIGLMADDAFINIIARSADAAAWNGFPDWNRNEDSMFGYAAKRYAAEKGKEVKNVKDRLSIVAALRDSDRTAASLKSKLEEEKNRTSVTVEAYEALERLVGASKEGRELIDYLEEPAHILWENYPEK